In one Flavobacteriales bacterium genomic region, the following are encoded:
- a CDS encoding coproporphyrinogen III oxidase: EDFIHFHKAWSDACEPYGVYGKFKKTCDEYFVNSHRDDEMRGIGGIFYDHFNSGNFDSDILMAKSISEAFISSYFPIIEKRIDEEYNEADEDFQLHRRGRYVEFNLLHDRGTIFGLKTKGRTSSILISLPGRCKFTYGYAPEKDSPHEKMMEFYRPKDWLL; encoded by the coding sequence AGGAAGACTTTATTCATTTCCATAAAGCATGGTCGGATGCCTGCGAGCCGTATGGCGTATACGGTAAATTTAAAAAGACTTGCGACGAGTATTTTGTAAATAGCCACAGAGATGATGAAATGCGTGGTATTGGAGGGATCTTCTATGATCACTTTAATTCTGGAAACTTCGATTCGGATATTCTAATGGCTAAGTCTATATCAGAAGCTTTTATCTCTTCCTATTTTCCGATTATTGAGAAAAGAATCGACGAGGAATACAATGAGGCTGATGAAGACTTTCAGTTACACCGAAGAGGTCGTTATGTAGAATTTAATCTTCTGCACGACAGAGGAACCATATTTGGATTAAAAACAAAGGGGAGAACTTCTTCCATATTAATATCCCTTCCGGGAAGGTGTAAGTTTACTTATGGCTATGCGCCGGAAAAGGATTCTCCACATGAAAAAATGATGGAATTTTATAGGCCTAAAGATTGGCTTTTGTAA